CGAGGGCACCGTCACGCTGCGGATCCTGTCCGGGATGGGCCGCCGGAAGGAGCCCGAGCCGGGCAGCGTGCCCGAGCCCGGCGAGGCGGTCCTGTTCACCCTGTTCGAGCTGACGGTCCGCCAGTCCGCGCCGCTGCCCGAGCCGGACGACACCCCGTGGACGCACGGCGGCCCGCCCGGCTCGGCGCCCGAGTCCGCCCCGTCCGCATCCGCCTTCGACGAGTGGGAGTGAGCCGCGACATGAGCACCGAGGAGGCCCCGGGCGCGGCGGCCGACGCCGCGGTGGCCCGGATCCTGGCGGCGACCGTCCGCCCGCCGGCCGGCGCCCCGCGCGGTGTGGTGGTGGACTCGCCGCCCGGCGCCGGCAAGTCGACGCTCGTGGTACGCGCAGCCCGGGAGCTCGTCGAGTCCGGCGAGCGGCTGATGATCGTCGCCCAGACCAACGGCCAGGTGGACGACCTGGTCGGTCGACTGGCCGAGAAGGCACCGGAGTTGACGATCGGCCGGCTGCACGCCGCGGACTCCCGGCCGGGCCCGGAGGTGCTGCGGCACGCCAACGTGACGCCCTCCGACAAGGTCGCGGAGCTGGTCGAGCACGACGTCGTGATCTCCACCTCCGCCAAGTGGCAGTGGGTGCGGGCCGAGGCGCCGTGGCGGCACGCGATCGTCGACGAGGCGTACCAGATGCGCTCGGACGCGCTGCTCGCGGTGGCCCGGCTGTTCGAACGGGCGCTGTTCGTCGGTGACCCGGGCCAGCTGGACCCGTTCACCGTGGTCGGCACCGAGCAGTGGGCGGGCCTGTCCTACGACCCGTCGAGCAGCGCCGTGGTCACCATGCTGGCGCACAACCCGCAGATCGAGCCGCACCGGCTGCCGGTCTCCTGGCGGCTGCCGGCCAGCGCGGCGCCGCTGATCTCGGACGCGTTCTACCCGTACACGCCGTTCCGCTCCGGCACCGGCCCGGACGAGCGCCGGCTCACCGCCGCCGTCCGGACGGACGGCTCGGCGCTGGACGCGGCGATCGACCGGGCGGCCGAGCACGGCTGGGCGCTGCTGGAGCTGCCCGCCCGGCACACCGTGCGGACCGACCCGCAGGCGGTGGCGGCCGTCGCGGCCACCGTCCGCCGGCTGCTGGAGCGCGGGTTGACCGCACACTCCGAGCAGGGCGAGGCCCCGCTCACCGCGGACCGGATCGCGGTCGGCACCGCCCACCGGGACCAGGCGGCCGCCGTGCGCGCGGCACTGCTCAAGGCGGGCGTCCCGGTGGACGGCGCGGCCGGCCCGGCGGTCACCGTGGACACCGCCAACCGGCTGCAGGGCCGGGAGTACGACGTCACCGTCGTCCTGCACCCGCTCTCCGGGCGGCCCGACGCCACCGCCTTCCACCTGGAGACGGGCCGGCTCTGCGTGCTCGCCTCCCGCCACCGGCACGCGTGCATCGTGGTGGCCCGGGCCGGGATCGCCGAGCTGCTGGACGAGCATCCGTCCACCGAGCCGGTGCAGTTGGGCGTCTCGGTCAGGTTCCCGGACGGCTGGGAGGCCAACCACCAGGTGCTGCACCACCTGACCGGGCACCGGGTGCACCTGCGCTGAGCGGGCCCCGGGGTCAGTCCCCCGGGCCCAGGCGTCAGCCCTCGGTCTCGCAGAGCGCGTAGGCCGTGACGACGCCGAGCTCGGCGCGGGCCGACCAGGTGCCGGGGTCGCTGGGGACCGGGGCGTTGACCAGGACGGTGTCGCCCGGGGCGGCCGGGGCGAAGGTGTAGCCGCCGCCGGTCAGGTGGGTGTGGGCGGGGCAGGTCGCGGTCGACCAGCCGCCGGGGGCGCTCCTCGCGCCGGTCACCACGACCGTGGTCTCGGCGGCGACGGCGGCGGGGGCCGCCACGAGAACGAGGGGCAGGGCAAGGGGCAGAGCGAGGGCCGGCAGGGCCTTCCGTGCGCGCATGGTTCTCCTTGGACTGCTGCCGGTAGCCGGCAGGGGACGGATCACCCGGGACAACGCCGCAGCCCGGGCCGCGATGACGCCGCGAGTCCGGGATCACCCGAAGGTGTCCGGGGTGCGCCGGGGGCGCGCCCCGGGGAATAGCGCCCGCACGTGCACCGTTCCGTCATCGGCGGCCGCCGCGCGACAATGGACGACGGCCCCGACCGGGCGGCGCGGCCCGGAGCAACCGCCGTCCGCCCCCTCATCGAGCACCCGGAGGTGTCCGTCCATGCCCGACTCCCACGCGATGGCGTCCGATCCCGGCGGTCCGTCCGCGTCCGCCCGGCGCCAGCGCCCGGCGCACCTGCTGTTCGAGCCGCAGGCCGCCGAGCCGGAGGCGGAGCGCTTCTTCGACCTGGAGTCGATCGACGACCCGGCCGAGCTGCTGCGCCGCTCGACCGAGCTGGCGCTGGCCTTCCGCGCCGCCGCCGAGCGGGCCACGGACTTCCAGGCGGTCGCCGCGGCGCAGCTCGCGGACCCCCGCCGGTTCGACGCGCTGTCGGACGCCGAGATCGCGGAGCGGGCGGACTGGACCCCCGACTACGCCGCCAAGATGATCGAGTACGGCCGCGGCCTGCTCCAGCCGCGCCGCCACGAGGACTGAACCGGCGAGAACAAGGCGGCGAAACAAGGCGGCGAGAACAGGCGGCGAAAACAGGCCTCTGGCATATGCGCGCGGGAAGGGTACGCCCTTCCCCGTCGCCGTGTCCGGCAAACGGCGTTTTCCCTCTCACCGGTCCCGCGCGCCGCGCACCCTGCTGTGCGTGGACATCTGGACGACGCATCAGTCGGTGGAGTACGTCACCGTCGCCGGGGAGGCCTGGCTGGCCTCCGCGAGCGAGTACCCGCGCAGCATGCGCGCCCTGTGGGAGTCGCGCCCGTGGGCGCCCTCGGTGCTGCCCTGCGGGCGGGTCTTCGACGTGATCAGCATGCCGTCCCTGTTCGGCCGCCGGGTGCTGGACGAGTTGTGGGCCTCCGGGCCGGGTTGCGGGCCGGTCGCCGTCTACCGGGGTCGGATCCTGCTGTTCGTCCAGCCCGGCGCGGCGGCCCGGCTGCGGCGGCTGCTGGCCTGGGAGGAGTGGGCCCGGGACGTGCCGCCGCTGCTGTGCCACGGCAGGGGGGACGCGGTGACGGTGCCGCCGGTGCAGCGGATGATGAACGGCCCGCAGTCGCCCGGTCTGGGTGCGGGCCGGTGGATCGTCGCGCCGGAGGACCGGGAGCCGTGGCTGCCGGGCGCCTCCGTGGTGCTGTGGGCGTGCGTCCGGGCGGCGCGCGAGCCCGTCGCGGCCGAATCCGCCGGGGCGGCGGCGGTGACCGGCGGGTGAACGCCGGGCGACCGGTATTCGATTTTGGTTCGGGCCGGGGACGCTGCTAGAGTCTTCCCCGTCAGCAGGCGCCGCTAGCTCAGTTGGTTAGAGCAGCTGACTCTTAATCAGCGGGTCCGGGGTTCGAGTCCCTGGCGGCGCACAGACAGCCGAGAGGCCCCTTGTGAAAGCGAGGGGCCTCTCGGCGTATTCCGGCGACGTATTCCGGCAGTGGCAGGCGTCTTCCGCGGCGGCCCCGAGAAGGCGGCACCCGAGAGCCGGGGCCGCCCGCCGAAAGGCGGACGGCCCCGGGCTCCCAGGGCTCAGCGGCCACGCAGCGCGCGGTAGCGGGCGACCAGCTCGGCGGTGGAGCTGTCCAGCCGCTCGGCGCCCTCGCCGGTGAGCAGCACCGGCTCGATCCGCTTGGCGAGCACCTTGCCCAGCTCGACGCCCCACTGGTCGAAGGAGTCGATGTTCCAGATCGCGCCCTGGACGAACACCTTGTGCTCGTACAGCGCGACCAGCTGACCGAGCACCGAGGGGGTCAGCTCGCCGGCCAGGATGGTGGTGGTCGGGTGGTTGCCCTTGAAGGTCTTGTGCGGGACGAGCTCGGCCGGCACGCCCTCGGCCGCGACCTCCTCCGCCGTCTTGCCGAAGGCGAGCGCCTGGGTCTGGGCGAAGAAGTTGGCGAGCAGCAGGTCGTGCTGGGCGACCAGGCCGGGCAGCAGGTCGGCGACGGGCTTGGCGAAGCCGATGAAGTCGGCCGGGATGACCTTGGTGCCCTGGTGCAGCAGCTGGTAGTAGGCGTGCTGGCCGTTGGTGCCGGGGGTGCCCCAGACCACCGGGCCGGTCTGCCAGTTCACCGGGTTGCCGGCGCGGTCCACCGACTTGCCGTTGGACTCCATGTCCAGCTGCTGGAGGTAGGCGGTGAACTTCGACAGGTAGTGCGAGTACGGCAGCACCGCGTGCGCCTGGGCGTCGAAGAACGCGCCGTACCAGACGCCCAGCAGGCCGAGCAGCAGCGGGACGTTCTGCTCCGGCGGGGCGGTGCGGAAGTGCTCGTCGACGAGGTGGAAGCCGTCCAGCATCTCGCGGAAGGCGTCCGGGCCGATGGCGATCATCAGCGAGAGGCCGATCGCCGAGTCGTAGGAGTAGCGGCCGCCGACCCAGTCCCAGAACTCGAACATGTTGGCCGTGTCGATGCCGAAGTCCTGCACGCCCCGGCCGTTGGTGGACAGCGCGACGAAGTGCTTCGCGACCGCCTCGGTGCCGGCGCCGAGGCCGGCCAGCAGCCAGTCGCGGGCGGAGACCGCGTTGGTGATGGTCTCGATGGTGGTGAAGGTCTTCGAGGCGACGATGAAGAGCGTCTCGGCCGGGTCCAGGTCGCGGACGGCCTCGTGCAGGTCGGCGCCGTCCACGTTGGAGACGAAGCGGACGTCGAGGTCGCGCTTGGTGTAGGAGCGGAGCACCTCGTAGGCCATGGCGGGGCCGAGGTCGGAGCCGCCGATGCCGATGTTGACGACGGTGCGGATCTGCTTGCCGGTGTGGCCGCGCCACTCGCCGCTGCGGACCCGGTCGGCGAAGGCGGCCATCTTGTCGAGGACGGCGTGCACGCCGGGCACGACGTTCTCGCCGTCGACCTCGACGACGGCCCCGCGCGGGGCGCGCAGCGCGGTGTGCAGGACGGCGCGCTGCTCGGTGTTGTTGATCTTCTCGCCGCGGAACATCGCGTCCCGCAGCTCGGCGACGCCGGTGGCGGCGGCCAGCTCGCGCAGCAGCTCCAGCGTCTCGTCGGTGACCAGCTGCTTGGCGTAGTCGACGTGCAGGTCGCCGACCTGGAGCGTGTAGCGGCGGCCGCGCTCCGGGTCGGCGGCGAACAGCTCGCGCAGGTGCGTGTCGCCCAGCTCGGCCCGGTGCTTGCCGAGGGCGGCCCACTGCGGGGTGCGGTCGAGCGGGGTGCGGGCGTCGGCGCGGGTCTCCGACATCGGTGTTCCTCGTTTCATCTGGGTGCAGATACCGGCAGGGCCAGGCGGTGAGGGATTCGCGAGGTCGTGCAGGTACTGGTGGTGCGCCGACTCCGTTGACGGCCTGCCCGGGGCCAGCCTATGCAACGTCCGACGGGACCGCGCACATTCCGTTCGGTCACGTCCGGAGTGACCGGGCCGGACGGCGCGTCATGTCCGTTCGGGCGCCGGCCGAGCCCGCACGGCACCTCATCGACGGGCTCGGGATCGGCGCCGGCCCCCGCCGTGGCCGGCGAGCATCTCTCGCCGGGGGTGACGATCGCGAATCTGACAAGGTGCCCATTTGTGGCGACACGTGGGCGGGGCTTGACCTCAAGGGCGCTTCAGGTCGAATGATCGAGAAGCAGCACGCCCGAATGATCGAGAAGCACTGCGCGCCGAGCGGACGGCGGCCCGGCTGGCCGAGCTGGTCGAGCTGTGGGAGGCGGGCGGGCTGCGGCTGGAGGTCGCCGGGACGTTCCCGCTGGAACGCGCCGCCGACGCCCACCGGATGGTCGGCACCGGGCACGTCCGGGGCACGGTCGTCCTGGCTCCGTGACGCTCCGCGCACGCCCGTCCGGGCCGATTGTGTGTTTCGGCCGCTGACCAGGTAATGTTCTCCACGTCAGCAGGCGCCGCTAGCTCAGTTGGTTAGAGCAGCTGACTCTTAATCAGCGGGTCCGGGGTTCGAGTCCCTGGCGGCGCACAGACAGCCGGAAGGCCCTTCGCGAGAGCGAGGGGCCTTCCGGCGTTTCGGCGCCCCGCGGGCCGCCCCGGTTGCCGGGTGTGACACCCCGTCGAAGGATGGAGAGGTGACCTCGCCCGGCTACCTCCGCTACCCCCACCTGCACGGCGACCTGCTCGCCTTCACCGCCGAGGACGACGTCTGGCTCGCCCCGCTGGAGCCCGGCCCCGAGGCCGGCCGGGCCTGGCGGGTCAGCTGCGACCGCACCCGGGTCAGCCACCCCCGGTTCTCCCCCGACGGCCACACCCTCGCCTGGACCAGCTGGCTCAGCCTGACCCCCGAGGTGTGGACCGCCCCCACCGCGGGCGGCGAGGCCCGGCGGCTCAGCTACTGGGGCAGCCAGGACACCCGGGTGCGCGGCTGGCTGCCGGACGGCGAGGTCCTGGCCGTCACCTCCTACCACGAGCCCTTCGGCCACTACACCTGGGCGCACGCCCTGCCGCCGGACGGCGCCCCCGACCGCCGGATGCCCTGGGGGCCCGTCGGCGACGCCCAGATGAGCCGCGAGCGCACCGTGCTGCTCACCGGCGCCGCCCCGCACGAGCCCGCGGCCTGGAAGCGCTACCGCGGCGGCGCCACCGGCCGGCTCTGGGTCGACGGCCTGCAGATCCTGGCCGGCCATCCCGGGCACCTCGCCTCACCCATGCCCGTCGGCGAACCCCCCGACGGGAGAATCGCCTTCCTCTCCGACCACGAGGGCATCGGCAACCTCTACTCCTGCCGCCCCGACGGTACCGATCTGCGCCGGCACACCGACCACGCCTCCTACTACGCCCGCGAGGCCGCCACCGACGGCACCCGGATCGTCTACCAGCACGGCGGCGACCTCTGGCTGCTGGAGAGCCTGGACGCCCCCGGGCCGCGGCGGCTGCACGTGCCGCTCGGCGGCTCACGGGCCGGCCGCCGCCCGTACCAGGTCAGCGCCGCCTCCCAGGTCAAGGACCTGGCCTGCGACCAGTCCGGCCGGGCCGGGGTGATCACCGTGCGCGGCAGCCAGTACTGGCTCACCCACAAGGACGGCCCGGCCCGCACGCTCGCCGACACCCCGGGCGTGCGCACCCGGCTGCCGGTCGTGCTCGGGCACACCGGCGAGGCCGCCTGGATCACCGACGCGGAGGGCGCCGACGCCGTCGAGGTGATGCCGCTGCCCGGGCACGAGGCCGGCCACGCGCTCGAGACCGGCGGGCGGCACCGCCACCGGGTGCTCGCCGCCGGACGGCTCGGGCGGGTCCTGGAGCTCACCGCCTCCCCCGACGGCGCCCACCTCGCCGTCGCCACGTCGGACGGGCGGCTGCTGCTGGTCGCCACCGCCGACGGCGAGGTGCGCGAACTCGCCGCCTCCGGCTACGGGCCCGTCTCCAGCGCCCGGTTCTCCCCCGACTCGCACTGGATCGCCTGGTCGCAGCCGGCCGCCGGGCGCTCGCTGCGCCGCATCCGGCTCACCCGCACCGAGGCGCCCGCGCCGATCACCGAGGTCACCAACGGGCGGTTCGAGGACGAGCAGCCGGTGTTCACCCGGGACGGCCGCTACCTGGCCTTCCTGTCCTGGCGCGGCTTCGACCCCGTCCACGACGTGCACACCGGCGACCTCTCCTTCCCGGTCGGCTGCCGCCCCTACCTCGTCCCGCTCACCGCCGACACCCCGTCCCCGTTCGCAGCGCCCGCCGAGGACGGCGCCCCGCACGGCGACGGCGGCGGCGACGGCACCGTGCGGGTCGACCCGCAGGGCATCGGCGAGCGGCTGCTGCAGTTCCCGGTGATCGCCTCCAAGTACTCGGCCACCGACGCGGTGCGCGGCGGCCTGGTCTGGCTGCGCTGGCCGATCTCCGGCACCCTCGGGCAGACCTTCGCCAGCCCCGAGGAAACCTCCGGCCGCCCCTCACTGGAGTACTTCGACCTGGCCCGGGGCACCCGCACCACCCTGGTCGACAAGCTGGACGGCTACGCCGTCTCCGGCGACGGCGGCTCGATCGCGGTCTACTCGGCCGGCACCCTGCGGATCCTCCCGGTCGGCGCCCCCTCCGCCGGCACCCCGGTGGACCTGCGCCGGATCACCCACACCGTGCACCCGGCCGCCGAGTGGCGCCACGCCTACCACGAGGCGGCCCGGATCGTCCGGGACCAGTTCTGGGACGCCGGGATGTCCGGCCTGGACTGGCCCGCCCTGGTCGCCCAGTACGAGCCGCTGCTCGACCGGATCGCCGGGCCGGACGACTTCGCCGACCTGCTGCGCGAGCTCCTCGGCGAACTCGGCACCTCGCACGCCTACGTCACTCCGTCCCGCCGCGGCGAGGGCCCCTCGCTCGCCCAGCAGCCGCTCGGCCTGCTCGGCGCCGGCGCGCACCGCGCCCCCGACGGCCGCTGGCTGGTCCACCGGATCCTGCCCGGCGAGTCCTCCGACCCGCGCGCCCGCGCCCCGCTGGCCGCCCAGGGCGTCCGGGACGGCGACGAACTGCTGGAGATCGGCGGCCGCCCGCTGGACCCGCTCCGCGGCCCGCTCCCGCTGCTGGCCGGCACCGGCGGCACCACCGTCGAACTGACCCTGCGCAGCGGCCCGGACGGCCCCGTGCGGCGGATCACCGTCACCCCGCTGACCGACGAGCGGCCCATCCGCTACCAGGACTGGGTGGTCAGACGCCGCTCCCTGGTACGGGAGTTCAGCGACGGCCGGTGCGGCTACCTGCACATCCCGGATCTCGGCGGCTCCGGCTGGGCGCAGTTCAACCGCGACGTGCGCCGCGAACTGGACAAGCCCGCGCTCGTCCTGGACGTGCGCGGCAACGCCGGGGGCAACGTCTCCGAACTCGTGCTGGAGAAGCTCACCCGGCAGGTCCTCGCCTGGGACTTCAGCCGGGACCGGCAGCCCGTGCGGTGGCCGCGCAACGCCCCGCGCGGCCCGGTGGTCGCGCTCGCCGACGAGGCGACCAGCTCGGACGGCGACGTGATCATCGCCGCGATCAAGCTGCTCGGGCTGGGGCCCGTGGTCGGCACCCGCACCTGGGGCGGGGTGGTCGGGATGACCGGGCGGCACACGCTCGGCGACGGCACCCAGATCTCGGTGCCGAAGAACGCGTCCTGGTTCACCGGCGGGCTCGGCTGGTCGGTGGAGAACCACGGCGTCGAACCGGACGTCCACGTGCTGCGGGCGCCCCAGGACTGGGCCCGGGGGCGGCACCCGGAGCTGGTCGCCGCCGTCCAGCTGGCGCTGGAGCTGCTGGAGGACGTCCCCGCCGCGGCGCCCCCGCCGGCCGACACCCCCCGGCCTGACCTGCGACGCCCGCCGCTGCCGCCGCGGGCCCGCTGAGCCCGGGGCGGCAGCGGCGTTCAGGGGGCGTTGCCGAGTTCGGTCGCCGCGTTCGATGGGTGTTGCCGAGGGGTCAGTCCCAGGGGTCGCCCTCTGCCGTCATGTCCTCGGCGGCGCGCCGGTCGGCCTCCGCCTGGACGCTCTGCGTCTCGCGCGTCTCACGGGTCCGCTCGACCTCGTCGCTGTACGCGTCAGCAGCCTCGTCGTGGGCGAGGGCGGCGCGCTCGGTGGCGTCCGGCCCGGCGGCCTCGTGCGCCTTGTGGCGGAACCTGTCGAAGATGCCCATGACTCCTCCTCCGGACGGATACCGGGCTGCCCCCACTCTCACACCGTGGCCAGGGCCGCGCACCTTGGGCCGTTGGTCCCGGCGGAAAGCGTCCAAGGACCGTGGCGGCCCGACCCGGAGCCGGCGGAGGGTGGATCCGTCAGCCAGTCCGACTTCGCCCAGGAGGCCTGCGGTGACTGCCGTCCACTCCGCTTCCCCCGCCCGACGAGCCGCAGCCGAGGAACCGCACGGCGGGCCGCGCCGCCTGGTCGGACCGCTCGCCGCGCTGGACGGGCGGCTGCCCGGCCCGCACGACCTCCTGCTGATGCAGTGCCCCAGCTCGCTGCGCCCGCTCGACGGCGGTGAACTCCCCGACTGGGCGCGGGCCGTGCTGCGGGCGCAGCCCTGGGTGACGGTAGGCCGGGCGCCCACCGTGGTCGGCTCCCCGACCGACACCCCGCACCCCGTGCGCTGCCCCCGGGACGTCACGGCGGCGCCCGAGCAGTGGATCCCGGTGACGGTACGCGGCCCGCAGCGGGGGCAGTTGCTGAACGCTCTGGCGCCCTGGGCGGCGGTGGCCCGCACCTTCCGGCCCGAGCAACTGGCCGCCCGGCGGGAGCTGCTGGCGCCCGAGCGGGTGGCGGCGGTCCCGGCGCTGGCCCTGCTGCCGGTGGTCGGCGCGCTGGTGGCGGAGCACCGGCTCACCTGGGGGCCGATCGGCGCGGTCGGCTTCGAGCTGGGCACGGGCGCGCCGGTGACCGGGCCGATGAGCCCGCTGCGGCTGGTGCTGCGCGCCCCGCAGCCGGTCAGCCGGCGGGACGCGC
The nucleotide sequence above comes from Streptomyces kaniharaensis. Encoded proteins:
- a CDS encoding AAA family ATPase codes for the protein MSTEEAPGAAADAAVARILAATVRPPAGAPRGVVVDSPPGAGKSTLVVRAARELVESGERLMIVAQTNGQVDDLVGRLAEKAPELTIGRLHAADSRPGPEVLRHANVTPSDKVAELVEHDVVISTSAKWQWVRAEAPWRHAIVDEAYQMRSDALLAVARLFERALFVGDPGQLDPFTVVGTEQWAGLSYDPSSSAVVTMLAHNPQIEPHRLPVSWRLPASAAPLISDAFYPYTPFRSGTGPDERRLTAAVRTDGSALDAAIDRAAEHGWALLELPARHTVRTDPQAVAAVAATVRRLLERGLTAHSEQGEAPLTADRIAVGTAHRDQAAAVRAALLKAGVPVDGAAGPAVTVDTANRLQGREYDVTVVLHPLSGRPDATAFHLETGRLCVLASRHRHACIVVARAGIAELLDEHPSTEPVQLGVSVRFPDGWEANHQVLHHLTGHRVHLR
- a CDS encoding bifunctional DNA primase/polymerase — its product is MAYARGKGTPFPVAVSGKRRFPSHRSRAPRTLLCVDIWTTHQSVEYVTVAGEAWLASASEYPRSMRALWESRPWAPSVLPCGRVFDVISMPSLFGRRVLDELWASGPGCGPVAVYRGRILLFVQPGAAARLRRLLAWEEWARDVPPLLCHGRGDAVTVPPVQRMMNGPQSPGLGAGRWIVAPEDREPWLPGASVVLWACVRAAREPVAAESAGAAAVTGG
- the pgi gene encoding glucose-6-phosphate isomerase, encoding MSETRADARTPLDRTPQWAALGKHRAELGDTHLRELFAADPERGRRYTLQVGDLHVDYAKQLVTDETLELLRELAAATGVAELRDAMFRGEKINNTEQRAVLHTALRAPRGAVVEVDGENVVPGVHAVLDKMAAFADRVRSGEWRGHTGKQIRTVVNIGIGGSDLGPAMAYEVLRSYTKRDLDVRFVSNVDGADLHEAVRDLDPAETLFIVASKTFTTIETITNAVSARDWLLAGLGAGTEAVAKHFVALSTNGRGVQDFGIDTANMFEFWDWVGGRYSYDSAIGLSLMIAIGPDAFREMLDGFHLVDEHFRTAPPEQNVPLLLGLLGVWYGAFFDAQAHAVLPYSHYLSKFTAYLQQLDMESNGKSVDRAGNPVNWQTGPVVWGTPGTNGQHAYYQLLHQGTKVIPADFIGFAKPVADLLPGLVAQHDLLLANFFAQTQALAFGKTAEEVAAEGVPAELVPHKTFKGNHPTTTILAGELTPSVLGQLVALYEHKVFVQGAIWNIDSFDQWGVELGKVLAKRIEPVLLTGEGAERLDSSTAELVARYRALRGR
- a CDS encoding S41 family peptidase; the encoded protein is MTSPGYLRYPHLHGDLLAFTAEDDVWLAPLEPGPEAGRAWRVSCDRTRVSHPRFSPDGHTLAWTSWLSLTPEVWTAPTAGGEARRLSYWGSQDTRVRGWLPDGEVLAVTSYHEPFGHYTWAHALPPDGAPDRRMPWGPVGDAQMSRERTVLLTGAAPHEPAAWKRYRGGATGRLWVDGLQILAGHPGHLASPMPVGEPPDGRIAFLSDHEGIGNLYSCRPDGTDLRRHTDHASYYAREAATDGTRIVYQHGGDLWLLESLDAPGPRRLHVPLGGSRAGRRPYQVSAASQVKDLACDQSGRAGVITVRGSQYWLTHKDGPARTLADTPGVRTRLPVVLGHTGEAAWITDAEGADAVEVMPLPGHEAGHALETGGRHRHRVLAAGRLGRVLELTASPDGAHLAVATSDGRLLLVATADGEVRELAASGYGPVSSARFSPDSHWIAWSQPAAGRSLRRIRLTRTEAPAPITEVTNGRFEDEQPVFTRDGRYLAFLSWRGFDPVHDVHTGDLSFPVGCRPYLVPLTADTPSPFAAPAEDGAPHGDGGGDGTVRVDPQGIGERLLQFPVIASKYSATDAVRGGLVWLRWPISGTLGQTFASPEETSGRPSLEYFDLARGTRTTLVDKLDGYAVSGDGGSIAVYSAGTLRILPVGAPSAGTPVDLRRITHTVHPAAEWRHAYHEAARIVRDQFWDAGMSGLDWPALVAQYEPLLDRIAGPDDFADLLRELLGELGTSHAYVTPSRRGEGPSLAQQPLGLLGAGAHRAPDGRWLVHRILPGESSDPRARAPLAAQGVRDGDELLEIGGRPLDPLRGPLPLLAGTGGTTVELTLRSGPDGPVRRITVTPLTDERPIRYQDWVVRRRSLVREFSDGRCGYLHIPDLGGSGWAQFNRDVRRELDKPALVLDVRGNAGGNVSELVLEKLTRQVLAWDFSRDRQPVRWPRNAPRGPVVALADEATSSDGDVIIAAIKLLGLGPVVGTRTWGGVVGMTGRHTLGDGTQISVPKNASWFTGGLGWSVENHGVEPDVHVLRAPQDWARGRHPELVAAVQLALELLEDVPAAAPPPADTPRPDLRRPPLPPRAR
- a CDS encoding phosphoribosyl-dephospho-CoA transferase MdcG domain-containing protein, whose amino-acid sequence is MTAVHSASPARRAAAEEPHGGPRRLVGPLAALDGRLPGPHDLLLMQCPSSLRPLDGGELPDWARAVLRAQPWVTVGRAPTVVGSPTDTPHPVRCPRDVTAAPEQWIPVTVRGPQRGQLLNALAPWAAVARTFRPEQLAARRELLAPERVAAVPALALLPVVGALVAEHRLTWGPIGAVGFELGTGAPVTGPMSPLRLVLRAPQPVSRRDALQLRRSLSKLPVPVQAELETRHGAVLLADYAAAPMTLTLLTPYGPREVHDPWFPRGPFV